In Cervus elaphus chromosome 7, mCerEla1.1, whole genome shotgun sequence, the following proteins share a genomic window:
- the CCDC167 gene encoding coiled-coil domain-containing protein 167 isoform X1, which produces MTKKKRENLGVALEIDGLEKKLSQCRRDLEVVNSKLCGVELSSEARRSLEKEKSSLMNKASNYGAEAASAGEPQEHAAVCRHLPPPDRRLHLLGRVRLRFLPSALASPQLRDHGQVGPLSLKRTKVQGLFLPDPDIGAGLPISLAPLASHSRCGAWGSRRTLCLAQGKGNKEPVCRGNVMTRWQWGGIQDSREERGCEGKPPAQVGNKAVTKRLLRRNHGGSDVESLGCSASHQCRPVITAEKV; this is translated from the exons ATGACTAAAAAGAAGCGGGAGAATCTGGGCGTCGCTTTAGAG ATCGATGGGCTGGAGAAGAAGCTGTCACAATGTCGGAGAGACCTGGAGGTCGTGAACTCCAAGCTGTGTGGGGTGGAGCTGAGCTCAGAGGCCAG GAGgtctctggagaaggagaaaagCAGCCTGATGAACAAAGCCTCCAACTATG GAGCTGAAGCTGCTTCGGCGGGAGAACCGCAAGAACACGCTGCTGTCTGTCGCCATCTTCCTCCTCCTGACCGTCGTCTACACCTACTGGGCCGCGTGAGGCTGCGGTTTCTCCCGTCAGCCCTGGCTTCCCCTCAGCTCCGTGATCACGGCCAAGTAGGCCCTTTGAGCCTCAAGAGGACCAAGGTACAAGGGCTGTTTCTCCCTGACCCAGACATTGGAGCAGGGCTTCCCATCAGCCTGGCCCCTCTCGCCTCCCATTCCCGCTGTGGGGCTTGGGGCTCCAGAAGGACTTTGTGCttagcccaggggaaaggcaataAAGAACCTGTGTGCCGAGGAAATGTCATGACCCGATGGCAGTGGGGTGGCATTCAGGATTCCAGGGAGGAGAGGGGCTGTGAAGGTAagcccccagcccaggtggggaaTAAGGCGGTGACAAAGCGCCTGCTCAGGCGGAACCACGGTGGGAGCGACGTCGAGAGCTTGGGCTGCTCTGCCTCCCATCAGTGCCGGCCTGTGATCACAGCAGAAAAAGTGTAG
- the CCDC167 gene encoding coiled-coil domain-containing protein 167 isoform X2 — translation MTKKKRENLGVALEIDGLEKKLSQCRRDLEVVNSKLCGVELSSEARRSLEKEKSSLMNKASNYEKELKLLRRENRKNTLLSVAIFLLLTVVYTYWAA, via the exons ATGACTAAAAAGAAGCGGGAGAATCTGGGCGTCGCTTTAGAG ATCGATGGGCTGGAGAAGAAGCTGTCACAATGTCGGAGAGACCTGGAGGTCGTGAACTCCAAGCTGTGTGGGGTGGAGCTGAGCTCAGAGGCCAG GAGgtctctggagaaggagaaaagCAGCCTGATGAACAAAGCCTCCAACTATG AGAAGGAGCTGAAGCTGCTTCGGCGGGAGAACCGCAAGAACACGCTGCTGTCTGTCGCCATCTTCCTCCTCCTGACCGTCGTCTACACCTACTGGGCCGCGTGA